The following are encoded in a window of Oncorhynchus keta strain PuntledgeMale-10-30-2019 unplaced genomic scaffold, Oket_V2 Un_contig_13107_pilon_pilon, whole genome shotgun sequence genomic DNA:
- the LOC127918083 gene encoding uncharacterized protein LOC127918083, with translation MTDHHLKLNLSKTELLFLPGKDCPFHDLAITVDNSIVSSSQSAKNLGVILDNTLTFSTNIKAVSRSCRFMLYNFRRVRPCLTQEAAQVLIQALVISRLDYCNSLLAGLPACAIKPLQLIQNAAARLVFNLPKFSHVTPLLRSLHWLPVEACIRYKTMVLAYGAVRGTAPQYLQALIRPYTQTRALRSSTSGLLASLPLRKYSSRSAQSKLFAALAPQWWNKLPHDARTAESITTFRRHLKPHLFKEYLG, from the coding sequence atgacggatcaccacctcaagctgaacctcagcaagacggagctcctcttcctcccggggaaggactgcccgttccatgatctcgccatcacggttgacaactccattgtgtcctcctcccagagcgctaagaaccttggcgtgatcctggacaacaccctgacgttctcaactaacatcaaggcggtgtcccgttcctgtaggttcatgctctacaacttccgcagagtacgaccctgcctcacacaggaagcggcgcaggtcctaatccaggcacttgtcatctcccgtcttgattactgcaactcgctgttggctgggctccctgcctgtgccattaaacccctacaactcatccagaacgccgcagcccgtctggtgttcaaccttcccaagttctctcacgtcaccccgctcctccgctctctccactggcttccagttgaagcttgcatccgctacaagaccatggtgcttgcctacggagctgtgaggggaacggcacctcagtacctccaggctctgatcaggccctacacccaaacaagggcactgcgttcatccacctctggcctgctcgcctccctaccactgaggaagtacagttcccgctcagcccagtcaaaactgttcgctgctctggccccccaatggtggaacaaactccctcacgacgccaggacagcggagtcaatcaccaccttccggagacacctgaaaccccacctcttcaaggaatacctaggatag